One Hippoglossus stenolepis isolate QCI-W04-F060 chromosome 9, HSTE1.2, whole genome shotgun sequence genomic region harbors:
- the LOC118114699 gene encoding LOW QUALITY PROTEIN: far upstream element-binding protein 3 (The sequence of the model RefSeq protein was modified relative to this genomic sequence to represent the inferred CDS: inserted 2 bases in 1 codon) translates to MMAELVQGQASMNQPGLKADGLADVLQRARQMVGKMGGEAMSHLNSSSGSVEPSLYYPGQKRPGEDGVGNQLAAMGHQSRVITEDYKVPDRMVGFIIGRGGEQITRIQLESGCKIQIAADSGGLMERPCSLTGTPESIEQAKRLLIQIVDRCRNGPGFHGEGEGGASVQEMLIPASKVGLVIGRGGDTIKQLQERAGVKMMMIQDGPMPTGADKPLRISGDPYKVQAARELVLEVIRKDGDFRSXGNDFSARLGGTNLDVPVPRFAVGIVIGRNGEMIKKIQNDAGVRIQFKADDGISPERVAMVMGQPDRCQHAVHLINELIQTAQERDGFGSALRGGRVRGRSDWTMGSPGPLQEVTYTIPADKCGLVIGKGGETIKSINQQSGAHVELQRNPPPSTDPNARVFTIRGSAQQMDLARQLIDDKIGGSGIMSNGGFGFSPFTQGPATHQNCGSGQTFLTGVWGNTYQTSWQNPGQQDPGQQNQPQSLMTDYSKAWEDYYKKQSQSSQQSSVPDYTAALAEYYRQQPYLWNPAQIQDH, encoded by the exons ATGATGGCGGAGCTGGTGCAGGGACAGGCCTCGATGAACCAGCCGGGGCTGAAGGCAGACGGCCTGGCCGATGTTTTACAGAGGGCCCGGCAG atGGTGGGTAAAATGGGCGGAGAAGCCATGTCCCACCTCAACAGCTCCTCAGGAAGTGTTGAGCCCTCGCTGTACTACCCTGGACAGAAACGACCAGGAGAGGACGGAG tagGTAACCAGCTCGCTGCCATGGGGCACCAAAG caggGTAATCACAGAGGATTACAAGGTCCCTGACAGGATGGTGGGTTTCA tTATTggtagaggaggagaacaaatcACCAGGATCCAGTTGGAGTCCGGCTGCAAGATCCAGATCGCCGCTG acagtgGAGGTCTGATGGAGCGGCCGTGTTCTCTGACTGGAACTCCAGAGAGCATCGA GCAGGCAAAGCGGCTGCTGATCCAGATCGTGGACCGCTGTAGAAACGGTCCAGGTTTCCATGGCGAAGGGGAGGGCGGGGCCTCTGTGCAGGAGATGCTGATCCCGGCGAGTAAGGTGGGGCTGGTGATTGGCCGAGGAGGAGACAccatcaaacagctgcag gagcGAGCGGGagtaaagatgatgatgatccaGGACGGTCCGATGCCGACAGGAGCCGACAAACCTCTTCGTATCTCTGGAGACCCGTACAAAGTGCAG GCGGCGAGGGAGTTGGTGTTGGAGGTGATCAGGAAGGACGGAGATTTCAGGTC GGGCAATGACTTCAGCGCTCGACTGGGAGGAACCAACCTGGAc GTTCCAGTTCCCAGGTTTGCTGTTGGAATTGTGATCGGCAGAAATGGAGAAATGATCAAGAAAATCCAGAATGATGCAGGAGTTCGAATCCAGTTTAAAGCAG ATGATGGCATCAGTCCGGAGcgtgttgccatggtgatgggACAACCAGACCGCTGTCAGCACGCTGTCCACCTCATCAATGAGCTCATCCAGACcgcacag GAGCGTGATGGCTTTGGCTCGGCCCTGCGGGGCGGGAGGGTCAGAGGTCGCAGTGACTGGACTATGGGCTCTCCTGGTCCCCTACAGGAAGTGACCTACACCATCCCTGCGGACAAGTGTGGCTTGGTTATCGGCAAAG gaggtgAAACCATTAAGAGTATCAACCAGCAGTCTGGAGCTCACGTGGAGCTTCAgaggaacccccccccctccaccgaCCCCAATGCCCGAGTCTTCACCATCAGAGGCTCCGCCCAGCAGATGGACCTGGCCCGTCAGCTCATAGACGACAAGATCGGG ggtTCAGGTATCATGAGCAATGGGGGTTTTGGCTTCAGTCCTTTCACCCAGGGCCCCGCTACACACCAGaa ctgtggcAGTGGTCAGACCTTCCTGACTGGAGTTTGGGGAAACACCTACCAGACGAGCTGGCAGAACCCTGGACAACAAGACcctg gtcAGCAGAACCAGCCCCAGAGCCTGATGACCGACTACAGTAAGGCCTGGGAGGACTACTACAAGAAACAGA GTCAGTCGTCTCAGCAGAGTTCAGTGCCAGATTACACTGCAGCGTTAGCAGAATACTACAGACAGCAGCCCTACCTGTGGAACCCTGCCCAGATACAG GATCACTAG